One Desulfobulbus oligotrophicus DNA segment encodes these proteins:
- a CDS encoding enoyl-CoA hydratase/isomerase family protein produces MAYTHLITEVSERYVGTITLNRPEHLNTFNSLLAEELAAALEAMDNDAAVRVVLIKGEGKAFCAGIDVNELEGKTAMEYRQWIERMEKPLVTISRMNKPVIAQVHGAAVANGMGVVAAADLAIAADNTKMGLTAINVGLNCVGPVIPVARCVGRKKALELLLYGDLVKADEALALGLVNRVVAKDVLATEAMAWAEILAKKSPLAVQIAKTGYYASEDLPYDRQFDLMNEAFARLCTTDDAKEGVKAFFEKREPNWQGR; encoded by the coding sequence ATGGCATACACCCATCTGATCACCGAAGTCAGCGAACGGTATGTTGGTACCATCACCCTTAATCGTCCGGAACATCTGAACACCTTCAACAGCCTGCTGGCCGAAGAGCTGGCAGCCGCCCTGGAAGCCATGGACAATGATGCCGCGGTGCGGGTGGTGCTGATCAAAGGTGAGGGAAAGGCGTTCTGCGCAGGTATTGATGTCAATGAGCTGGAAGGGAAGACTGCCATGGAGTACCGGCAGTGGATTGAACGCATGGAAAAACCGCTTGTCACTATTTCCAGAATGAACAAGCCGGTCATCGCCCAGGTGCATGGTGCAGCCGTGGCCAACGGGATGGGCGTCGTTGCCGCTGCTGATCTGGCCATTGCCGCCGACAACACAAAAATGGGATTAACAGCAATCAATGTCGGCCTCAACTGTGTTGGCCCTGTTATTCCGGTGGCCCGCTGTGTTGGTCGCAAAAAGGCCCTGGAGCTGTTGTTGTATGGCGACCTGGTTAAGGCGGATGAGGCTCTGGCCCTGGGGCTGGTGAACCGGGTCGTGGCAAAGGATGTTCTGGCGACCGAAGCCATGGCCTGGGCTGAGATCCTGGCCAAAAAGAGTCCGCTGGCTGTCCAGATTGCAAAAACCGGCTACTATGCCTCGGAAGACCTGCCTTACGATCGGCAGTTCGATCTCATGAACGAGGCCTTTGCCCGTCTCTGCACGACTGATGATGCCAAGGAGGGAGTCAAAGCGTTTTTTGAAAAACGTGAGCCCAACTGGCAGGGACGATAA
- a CDS encoding methyltransferase, giving the protein MTITVTKLLKMASGCWKPCTLHAGVKLDVFSHLTRSPMTAEDLAGLLEVDTRALDMLLHALTAMELLHKEENRFRVTPFTGEYLDRQSPNYLGHLILHHHFIADGWNRLDEAVRQGGPVRHRSSRNTGNLERESFIMGMFNQAFRIAPEVVAAVDLSNRRRLLDLAGGPGTYAIHFCRQYPELTATIFDLPTTRPFAEQTVARYGLDDRITFVGGDVVTDPIGSDFDVIWLSHLLHSEGPEVCAAVVAKAAAALTSGGMLLIQEFILDNSRIAPIHPVLFSLNMLIGTPEGQAYTEGELADMMSRAGLTRIQRLPLDLPNGAGIMLAVR; this is encoded by the coding sequence ATGACGATAACCGTGACAAAACTTCTCAAGATGGCCAGTGGTTGCTGGAAACCCTGTACCCTCCATGCCGGAGTGAAACTCGATGTCTTCAGTCATCTGACCCGCAGCCCTATGACAGCGGAGGACCTGGCCGGGCTGCTGGAGGTTGATACTCGCGCTCTGGACATGCTGCTCCATGCCCTGACTGCCATGGAGCTGCTGCACAAAGAGGAGAACCGTTTCCGTGTCACTCCATTCACCGGCGAATATCTTGACCGGCAGTCGCCCAACTATCTGGGACACCTTATCTTACACCACCATTTTATAGCGGATGGCTGGAATCGGCTCGATGAGGCTGTTCGACAGGGAGGACCGGTCCGTCACCGGTCGTCCCGCAATACCGGCAATCTCGAACGGGAAAGTTTTATCATGGGGATGTTCAACCAGGCCTTTCGGATAGCCCCGGAGGTGGTGGCAGCGGTCGATCTGAGTAACCGGCGTCGTCTGCTTGACCTGGCCGGCGGTCCAGGTACCTATGCCATCCATTTTTGCCGGCAATATCCGGAGTTGACCGCAACCATATTCGATCTGCCGACCACCCGGCCCTTTGCCGAGCAGACCGTGGCCCGCTATGGTCTTGATGATCGCATTACCTTTGTCGGCGGCGACGTTGTCACAGATCCGATAGGCAGCGATTTTGATGTGATCTGGCTTTCCCATCTTCTGCATAGTGAGGGGCCGGAAGTCTGTGCCGCTGTAGTTGCCAAGGCAGCGGCAGCACTCACTTCGGGCGGAATGCTGCTGATCCAGGAGTTTATTCTTGATAACAGTCGGATTGCACCGATTCATCCGGTCCTTTTTTCCTTGAACATGCTGATAGGTACACCGGAGGGACAGGCCTATACCGAGGGAGAGCTGGCCGACATGATGTCCCGGGCCGGACTGACCAGGATACAACGGTTGCCGCTTGATCTTCCCAATGGTGCCGGTATTATGCTGGCGGTCCGCTGA
- a CDS encoding DUF480 domain-containing protein produces the protein MSTHLTILEVRVLGSLIEKELATPEYYPLSLNALRNACNQKSNRLPVMNADEQSVLETVQALKEQRIVYQSDAGRVPKFWQAFTKDHDLDNRDAALLSALLLRGPQTPGELRSRTVSLHPFESLEEVAAALEHLQALELVAQVPRRPGQKEQRYVHLLAAEASPVDLQQTEVVQVEHAALQMDKRLAMLEENVTLLQEVLEELRKDIRSLQQNRI, from the coding sequence ATGAGCACTCATCTTACTATTCTTGAAGTTCGTGTTTTGGGCAGCCTGATAGAGAAGGAACTGGCCACCCCGGAATACTACCCTCTTTCACTCAACGCCTTGCGCAATGCCTGTAATCAGAAGAGTAACCGGTTGCCGGTTATGAATGCAGATGAACAGTCGGTGCTTGAGACGGTGCAGGCTCTGAAGGAACAGCGTATTGTCTATCAAAGTGATGCCGGCAGAGTACCAAAATTCTGGCAGGCCTTTACTAAGGATCATGATCTTGACAACAGAGATGCCGCCCTGTTGAGTGCGCTTCTTCTGCGCGGACCGCAGACACCGGGTGAGCTGCGTTCCCGCACGGTTTCACTCCACCCTTTTGAAAGCCTGGAGGAGGTGGCTGCCGCTCTGGAACATCTGCAGGCTCTGGAGTTAGTGGCGCAGGTACCACGCCGGCCCGGTCAGAAAGAACAACGCTATGTTCACCTGCTTGCTGCCGAAGCATCGCCTGTGGACTTGCAACAGACCGAAGTGGTGCAGGTGGAGCATGCAGCCCTGCAGATGGATAAACGCCTGGCAATGTTGGAAGAAAATGTCACTCTTTTGCAGGAGGTACTTGAAGAGCTGCGGAAAGATATACGTTCTCTCCAGCAGAACCGGATCTAG
- a CDS encoding LamB/YcsF family protein: protein MHVDMNCDMGEGYGAYTLGKDSEIIGLISSVNIACGFHAGDPQVMAGTVRLARDHGVAVGAHPGFPDLLGFGRRNLACSPEEIDAYLTYQIGALQAFCTAHQCRLHHVKPHGALYNMAVGNEALVRAMAKTIARLDAGLRLVLLSGSDNTRMAALTEAEGVTAVFEAFPDRGYTAEGTLVPRRHPAAVLHDPEQVAARAVRMVTAGAVQTIDGTEISLSAQTLCVHGDNPNSVQIAQAMRQHLEAAGVSIRSM, encoded by the coding sequence ATGCACGTTGATATGAACTGTGACATGGGCGAGGGTTACGGCGCCTATACACTGGGCAAAGACAGCGAGATCATAGGTCTGATCTCATCAGTGAACATTGCCTGCGGTTTTCACGCCGGCGACCCGCAGGTGATGGCCGGAACAGTCAGGCTTGCCCGGGACCACGGTGTTGCCGTGGGGGCTCACCCGGGTTTTCCGGATCTCCTGGGATTTGGTCGTCGGAATTTAGCCTGCAGCCCTGAGGAGATTGATGCGTACCTGACCTATCAGATCGGTGCACTGCAGGCGTTTTGTACAGCTCATCAGTGTCGATTGCACCATGTCAAACCACATGGTGCCCTCTACAATATGGCAGTGGGCAATGAGGCGTTGGTACGAGCCATGGCCAAAACCATTGCCCGCCTTGATGCGGGTTTACGTCTGGTGCTGCTGAGTGGCAGTGATAATACCCGCATGGCCGCTCTTACTGAAGCCGAGGGAGTGACAGCGGTTTTTGAGGCCTTTCCGGATCGGGGGTATACTGCCGAGGGCACCCTTGTACCACGCCGACACCCTGCTGCAGTGCTGCATGACCCTGAACAGGTGGCGGCACGGGCAGTGCGCATGGTCACCGCAGGGGCGGTGCAGACCATTGACGGAACCGAGATTTCCCTGAGCGCACAGACACTCTGTGTGCACGGTGACAACCCGAACAGTGTGCAGATTGCACAGGCCATGCGGCAGCACCTGGAAGCGGCCGGGGTGAGCATACGTTCAATGTGA
- the pxpB gene encoding 5-oxoprolinase subunit PxpB translates to MEALQVRVSGDRLLIVELGKGIDPVCNDRVHRLAALLTAAQHPAVEAVVPSYCTLALYYDPEKITWHALIDLLRRCARRLETEPVPQAHVVEIPVCYGGVFGPDLEAVAVLAGLEVEEVIRLHCAGYYRIYAIGFTPGFCYLGGLDPRIHTPRLKTPRVLVPAGSVGIAGGQTGVYPLAGPGGWQLIGRTPRRLFTPDRSPPVPYQPGDTICFRPISAEQFARLGGEEQG, encoded by the coding sequence ATGGAAGCACTCCAGGTACGCGTGAGCGGCGATCGCCTGCTGATCGTTGAGCTCGGCAAGGGTATCGATCCGGTATGTAATGACCGGGTGCATCGCCTGGCCGCCCTGCTTACCGCTGCGCAACACCCGGCTGTTGAAGCGGTGGTTCCTTCCTACTGCACGTTGGCACTGTACTATGATCCGGAAAAGATCACCTGGCACGCCCTGATTGACCTGCTCAGACGGTGTGCGAGGCGGCTGGAAACAGAACCTGTACCGCAAGCGCACGTTGTTGAGATCCCGGTTTGTTACGGGGGCGTGTTCGGGCCGGATCTTGAGGCAGTTGCCGTTCTGGCCGGTCTTGAGGTGGAAGAGGTGATCCGTCTGCACTGTGCAGGGTACTATCGTATCTATGCGATCGGATTTACACCGGGTTTTTGCTATCTGGGTGGGCTTGATCCCCGCATTCATACTCCCCGTCTGAAGACCCCCCGAGTGCTGGTCCCCGCCGGTTCCGTCGGTATTGCAGGTGGACAGACCGGTGTGTACCCACTGGCCGGGCCCGGCGGCTGGCAGTTGATCGGCCGCACACCGCGGCGGCTTTTTACACCGGACAGATCACCGCCTGTGCCCTATCAACCGGGGGATACGATCTGCTTCCGACCGATCTCTGCAGAGCAGTTTGCCCGACTTGGCGGGGAGGAGCAGGGGTGA
- a CDS encoding 5-oxoprolinase subunit C family protein yields MRVVRAGLAATVQDLGRPQLRHFGVPVAGALDDYAHRMANWLVGNRAESATLEIPLLGPGFEMLVEADIALCGARMELRINGILQRQWQTIRVRAGDFLDLGGVVDGCRSYLAVTGGFAVEPVMGSRSTYLGGRLGGLHGRVIRVDDILPQKAGPLLSRSRRLPWEPIYPQTAVLRAIAGPHDHWFQEHGADFWGTPFAVSSQSNRMGYRLLGPAVVRDSDAPAGIVSEPVIAGNVQVPADGQPIIVLNEQTMGGYTCIATVISADLWRIAQVRPGDTVVFVQVSLARGQDISRQWRVFLEDCRQLLTGDGSCVAAF; encoded by the coding sequence ATGCGCGTGGTTCGGGCCGGGCTGGCCGCAACGGTGCAGGATCTGGGACGACCGCAACTAAGACATTTCGGGGTGCCGGTTGCCGGGGCGCTGGACGACTATGCCCACCGGATGGCGAACTGGCTGGTGGGGAACAGGGCTGAGTCAGCCACCCTGGAGATACCACTGCTGGGTCCGGGGTTCGAGATGCTGGTTGAGGCGGATATCGCCCTGTGCGGCGCACGGATGGAGTTGCGGATCAACGGGATACTGCAGCGGCAGTGGCAGACCATCCGGGTTCGGGCCGGTGATTTTCTTGATCTGGGCGGGGTTGTTGACGGGTGTCGGTCGTACCTGGCTGTTACCGGTGGTTTTGCTGTTGAGCCGGTGATGGGCAGCCGGTCAACCTATCTCGGCGGCCGTTTGGGCGGCCTGCACGGTCGTGTTATCCGGGTTGATGACATCCTGCCCCAGAAAGCCGGGCCGCTGCTTTCCCGGAGCCGACGTCTCCCCTGGGAACCGATCTATCCACAGACAGCAGTCCTGCGGGCCATTGCCGGGCCGCACGATCATTGGTTTCAGGAACATGGTGCGGATTTCTGGGGTACACCTTTTGCTGTCAGTTCGCAGAGCAACCGGATGGGCTACCGTTTACTGGGCCCGGCCGTGGTGCGTGACAGCGATGCACCGGCAGGCATTGTGTCGGAACCGGTCATTGCCGGTAATGTTCAGGTACCGGCCGATGGCCAGCCGATTATCGTGCTCAACGAACAGACCATGGGCGGATACACTTGTATTGCCACTGTTATCTCCGCTGACCTTTGGCGGATAGCCCAGGTCAGGCCCGGCGACACCGTGGTCTTTGTGCAGGTGTCGCTTGCCCGGGGACAGGATATCAGCCGACAATGGCGGGTCTTTCTTGAAGATTGCCGGCAGCTGTTGACCGGTGATGGCTCCTGTGTGGCGGCTTTTTGA
- the hisD gene encoding histidinol dehydrogenase: MISPVLLKTAEGRQVALKVCNRFSEDTDDGCQQTVADILTRVRQEKDAAVLDYCRRFDCPTIELSTLRVSSDELALARERVDEAFYQTLRFAAERIRHFHEREMEDSWLLTRDDGTITGRLVRPVDSAGLYVPGGKEGSTPLVSSVLMNGIPAQIAGVARRVMVTPPGRDGGVSPALLVAAQEIGIDEIYKVGSAWAIAALAYGTDVIPRVDVIVGPGNQYVAEAKRQVMGRVRIDMLAGPSEVLIVADETADPAFVAADMLAQAEHDPQALAVVITTSPALAEAVGRELERQLPLLSRTEIARTALIDRGLIMVADSMGEAVELANEIAIEHLELQVADPWQWVARIRHAGAVFLGSWTPEAAGDYVAGPNHVLPTMGMARISSALGVETFLKKSSLISYSREALQADAVHIQRLAELEGLTAHANSVVVRLERK, translated from the coding sequence ATGATATCACCCGTTCTTCTGAAGACCGCAGAAGGTCGTCAGGTTGCGCTGAAGGTCTGTAACCGGTTCAGTGAGGATACCGACGATGGCTGCCAACAGACAGTTGCTGACATACTCACCAGGGTCAGGCAGGAAAAAGATGCCGCCGTCTTAGACTACTGCCGCCGGTTTGATTGTCCGACAATAGAGCTCTCGACCCTGCGTGTCAGTTCCGATGAGCTTGCCCTGGCCCGGGAGCGTGTGGATGAGGCGTTTTATCAGACACTTCGCTTTGCTGCTGAGCGGATTCGTCATTTTCATGAACGGGAGATGGAGGATTCCTGGCTGTTGACCCGGGACGACGGCACGATCACCGGGCGGCTGGTTCGACCGGTGGACTCTGCAGGTCTGTATGTACCGGGCGGCAAAGAGGGCTCGACACCGCTGGTTTCCTCGGTGCTGATGAACGGTATCCCGGCACAGATTGCCGGTGTTGCCCGTCGGGTGATGGTCACCCCGCCCGGTCGTGACGGTGGGGTGAGTCCGGCGTTACTGGTGGCAGCCCAGGAGATCGGTATTGATGAGATCTATAAGGTCGGTTCGGCCTGGGCCATCGCCGCCCTGGCCTATGGTACCGATGTTATTCCCCGCGTTGATGTGATTGTCGGTCCGGGAAATCAGTATGTGGCCGAGGCCAAGCGGCAGGTCATGGGACGGGTGCGCATTGATATGCTCGCCGGGCCCAGCGAGGTGCTCATCGTTGCCGATGAAACCGCTGATCCGGCTTTTGTTGCCGCTGATATGCTCGCTCAGGCCGAGCACGACCCGCAGGCCCTGGCCGTGGTCATCACCACAAGCCCTGCACTTGCCGAGGCGGTGGGCAGGGAGCTGGAGCGTCAGCTGCCTCTTCTGTCCAGGACTGAAATTGCCCGGACAGCCCTGATCGACCGGGGGCTGATCATGGTGGCGGACAGTATGGGCGAGGCTGTTGAGCTTGCCAATGAGATTGCCATTGAACATCTGGAGCTGCAGGTTGCTGATCCCTGGCAGTGGGTTGCTAGGATCCGCCATGCCGGTGCTGTCTTTCTCGGCTCCTGGACACCGGAAGCTGCCGGTGATTATGTTGCCGGTCCGAACCATGTACTGCCGACCATGGGGATGGCCCGGATCTCCTCGGCGCTCGGTGTGGAGACGTTTTTGAAGAAGAGCTCTCTCATCAGCTACAGCAGGGAGGCACTGCAGGCCGATGCGGTTCACATCCAAAGGCTGGCCGAGCTTGAAGGGCTGACAGCCCACGCCAATTCAGTGGTTGTTCGCCTTGAGCGAAAGTAA
- the rsmG gene encoding 16S rRNA (guanine(527)-N(7))-methyltransferase RsmG yields MSESNRRLLLDGAAQLGINLEPAACERLQVYLNELMKWNQRINLIARNTGEQQAIEIHFLDSLALLPLLTRTDDAVHLLDVGSGAGFPGLVLACVLPEAHFTLVEPRQKRVSFLRHLIRLLELRNAEVVADRVEAHAAAWHGRFSHVTSRAVAEPGVFLQLIHPLVTPATGVILMLARKEPLTRLSEAGVSGWQIVETIRFTLPFSEAPRLLAVVHSG; encoded by the coding sequence TTGAGCGAAAGTAACCGGCGTCTGCTGCTGGACGGAGCCGCACAGCTGGGTATCAACCTGGAGCCGGCTGCCTGTGAGCGGCTGCAGGTATATCTGAACGAGCTTATGAAGTGGAACCAGCGGATCAACCTGATCGCCCGCAACACCGGCGAACAACAGGCCATAGAGATTCATTTTCTTGATTCGCTGGCCCTTCTCCCTCTGCTGACCCGAACGGACGATGCGGTGCATCTGCTGGATGTGGGCAGTGGTGCCGGTTTTCCCGGGCTGGTGTTAGCCTGTGTGCTGCCGGAGGCGCACTTCACCCTGGTGGAACCACGCCAAAAACGGGTGAGTTTTTTACGTCACCTGATCCGCCTGCTGGAGCTGCGCAATGCCGAGGTGGTTGCCGATCGGGTCGAGGCCCATGCTGCGGCCTGGCATGGACGTTTTTCCCATGTCACCAGCCGGGCGGTGGCTGAACCGGGTGTCTTCTTACAGTTGATCCATCCCCTGGTCACACCGGCAACAGGGGTTATCCTCATGCTGGCCCGAAAGGAGCCGTTGACACGTCTGAGCGAGGCCGGTGTCAGTGGTTGGCAGATTGTTGAAACCATCCGCTTTACCCTGCCGTTTTCCGAAGCACCACGTCTGTTGGCTGTTGTTCACTCTGGTTGA
- the leuB gene encoding 3-isopropylmalate dehydrogenase — protein sequence MTHNIAVLDGDGIGPEVMAETIRVLDAVQQKFGFSLHYTHADVGGIAIDNHGEALPASTLQVCETSEAILFGSVGGPKWEDLPPEQQPERAALLPLRKHFDLFCNLRPAKVFKALVGACPLRPDIVGNGFDVLVVRELTSGIYFGQPKGREGSGPDERAWDTKVYTRAEIERIARMAFAAAQLRRKKVTSVDKANVLTCMVFWREVVKEVAGEFPDVELNHIYIDNATMQLVKDPHQFDVMLCGNMFGDIISDEAAMLTGSMGMLASASLNSSRFGLYEPAGGSAPDIAGQGVANPIAQILSGAMMLKYSLGYEQAATAIEEAVAAILAKEIMTQDIVTPGVTPVSTSVMGDAIVREILT from the coding sequence ATGACACACAACATTGCAGTTTTAGACGGTGACGGCATCGGACCGGAGGTGATGGCGGAAACCATCAGGGTGCTGGATGCGGTACAGCAGAAGTTTGGTTTTTCGTTACATTACACCCATGCCGATGTCGGTGGTATTGCCATTGACAACCACGGCGAGGCCCTGCCTGCCTCGACCCTGCAGGTGTGTGAGACCAGTGAGGCGATTCTCTTCGGTTCGGTGGGCGGTCCCAAGTGGGAAGATCTGCCGCCGGAGCAACAGCCGGAACGGGCTGCTCTGCTGCCGCTGCGTAAGCATTTTGACCTGTTTTGTAACCTGCGACCGGCCAAGGTGTTCAAGGCGCTGGTCGGTGCCTGTCCGTTGCGGCCTGATATTGTCGGGAACGGCTTTGATGTCTTAGTGGTCCGTGAGCTGACCTCCGGTATCTACTTCGGTCAACCAAAAGGGCGCGAGGGCAGCGGCCCGGATGAGCGTGCCTGGGACACCAAGGTCTACACTCGCGCTGAGATTGAGCGTATCGCCCGCATGGCCTTTGCCGCGGCTCAGCTCCGGCGCAAAAAGGTAACCTCTGTTGACAAGGCCAATGTGCTGACCTGTATGGTGTTCTGGCGTGAGGTGGTGAAAGAGGTGGCAGGAGAGTTTCCCGACGTTGAACTCAACCACATCTACATTGACAACGCCACCATGCAGCTGGTCAAGGATCCGCATCAGTTCGATGTCATGCTCTGCGGCAACATGTTTGGCGATATCATCTCCGACGAGGCGGCCATGCTGACCGGTTCCATGGGTATGCTGGCCTCTGCCAGCCTCAACAGCTCCAGGTTCGGCCTGTATGAGCCTGCCGGTGGATCGGCTCCGGATATCGCCGGCCAGGGTGTTGCCAACCCCATTGCACAGATCCTGTCGGGAGCGATGATGCTCAAGTACAGCCTCGGTTATGAGCAGGCCGCCACAGCCATTGAAGAGGCTGTTGCTGCAATCCTTGCCAAAGAGATCATGACGCAGGATATCGTCACCCCCGGTGTTACTCCGGTATCGACGTCTGTCATGGGGGATGCGATTGTCCGTGAAATTCTGACCTAG
- the prs gene encoding ribose-phosphate diphosphokinase: protein MQRENIVLISNRSAADMAVKVSLELGVPVTQMDVRTFADGELYHAFPCDIAGCDLVIIANTEDDSAHQELIDLIAGARYWNARSVNVVIPYLGYSTMERAKPESGEIPKGITRTRQIFRARPDYVAFLDLHSESVMHAHTGEVRTRHLWTEQVAAAKIRRMELTDIVLVSPDYGFSKRVARLAGLLDCPHTAANKDRYDIDKTIVGQLSGAVKGRHAIICDDMIRTGGSMLQTVDRCCEAGAVSVMMMATHLILAGDARERFVDRGISCIIGADTYPGRTSDDLLRVYSVAPVIADELKRYFRLH, encoded by the coding sequence GTGCAACGAGAAAATATAGTTCTCATTTCCAACCGTTCGGCAGCCGACATGGCTGTCAAAGTCAGTCTGGAGCTGGGGGTGCCGGTGACGCAGATGGACGTCCGCACCTTTGCCGACGGTGAGCTGTACCATGCCTTTCCCTGTGATATCGCTGGTTGTGATCTGGTGATCATTGCCAACACAGAAGACGACAGCGCCCACCAGGAACTGATCGATCTGATTGCCGGTGCCCGCTACTGGAATGCCCGGTCGGTCAATGTCGTCATTCCCTACCTGGGGTATTCAACCATGGAGCGGGCCAAACCCGAATCTGGTGAAATTCCCAAAGGTATCACCCGGACCCGGCAGATTTTCCGGGCACGGCCGGATTATGTCGCCTTTCTCGATCTCCATTCAGAGTCGGTCATGCACGCCCACACCGGCGAGGTTCGCACCCGCCACCTCTGGACAGAGCAGGTGGCAGCGGCAAAGATCCGGCGGATGGAGCTGACCGATATTGTTCTGGTCTCACCAGACTACGGTTTCTCCAAGAGGGTGGCACGGTTGGCCGGCCTGCTTGACTGTCCGCATACTGCTGCCAACAAGGATCGGTACGACATTGACAAGACCATTGTCGGTCAGCTCTCCGGAGCGGTAAAGGGGCGTCATGCCATTATCTGTGACGACATGATCCGAACCGGCGGTTCTATGCTGCAAACCGTGGATCGTTGTTGCGAGGCCGGTGCGGTGAGTGTCATGATGATGGCCACCCATCTGATTCTGGCCGGTGATGCCCGCGAGCGATTTGTTGACAGGGGGATCAGCTGCATCATCGGCGCCGATACCTATCCGGGACGAACAAGCGACGATCTGCTCCGAGTGTATTCAGTGGCTCCGGTCATTGCCGATGAGTTGAAAAGGTATTTCCGCCTGCACTGA
- the asd gene encoding aspartate-semialdehyde dehydrogenase: MKKVGIVGWRGMVGSVLMERMRQEGDFQGYTPCFFSTSQAGQAGPEVNGTVYELLDGTNVALLADMDIVVSCQGGSYTGEVYPQLMAAGWSGYWIDAASKLRMDDDAIIVLDPVNRQLIDEGLARGIKKYIGGNCTVSLMLMALGGLFEQGWVEWISSQTYQAASGAGAKNMRELVSQMRLVGENAENLLDDPAAAILDLDRNVVETLRNPIFPVSNFGAPLAGSLIPWIDTAMENGQTREEWKGGAESNKILGLAPGEIPVDGCCVRVGAMRCHSQAFTIKLKKDVPLAEVEQAVAEHNQWVYLVENTREQTLRELTPARVTGTLDIPVGRLRKMNLGTKYVSAFTVGDQLLWGAAEPVRRMLKIVLEYLG; encoded by the coding sequence ATGAAAAAAGTAGGTATTGTTGGATGGCGCGGCATGGTCGGCTCGGTGCTCATGGAGCGAATGCGGCAGGAAGGGGATTTTCAGGGGTATACACCCTGTTTTTTCTCCACCTCCCAGGCGGGACAGGCTGGTCCTGAGGTCAACGGGACGGTGTATGAGTTGCTTGACGGCACCAACGTTGCCCTGCTGGCTGATATGGACATTGTTGTTTCCTGTCAGGGCGGGAGCTACACCGGCGAGGTGTATCCGCAACTGATGGCCGCGGGGTGGTCCGGTTATTGGATCGATGCGGCCTCCAAGTTGCGTATGGATGATGATGCGATCATTGTTCTTGATCCGGTCAACCGTCAGCTCATTGACGAGGGATTGGCCCGGGGAATCAAAAAGTATATCGGCGGTAACTGTACGGTCTCACTTATGCTGATGGCCCTGGGAGGCCTGTTTGAGCAGGGTTGGGTGGAGTGGATCAGCAGCCAGACGTACCAGGCCGCCTCCGGTGCCGGTGCCAAAAACATGCGGGAGCTGGTCAGTCAGATGCGGCTTGTCGGTGAAAATGCGGAAAACCTGCTCGATGATCCGGCCGCCGCAATTCTTGATCTTGACCGGAACGTGGTCGAAACATTACGGAACCCGATATTTCCGGTGAGCAACTTCGGAGCACCGCTGGCCGGCAGTCTTATTCCCTGGATCGATACAGCCATGGAGAACGGGCAGACCCGGGAAGAGTGGAAGGGTGGGGCTGAGAGCAACAAGATCCTCGGCCTTGCTCCAGGAGAAATTCCAGTGGATGGCTGCTGTGTGCGTGTCGGTGCCATGCGCTGTCACAGTCAGGCCTTTACCATCAAGCTGAAGAAAGACGTGCCGCTGGCGGAAGTTGAGCAGGCTGTTGCCGAGCACAACCAGTGGGTGTACCTGGTGGAGAACACAAGGGAGCAGACCCTGAGGGAGTTGACACCGGCCCGGGTCACCGGTACTCTTGATATACCGGTCGGTCGTCTGCGTAAGATGAACCTTGGCACCAAGTATGTCAGCGCCTTTACCGTGGGTGATCAGTTACTTTGGGGAGCTGCTGAACCGGTGCGACGGATGCTGAAGATTGTTCTGGAATATCTGGGGTAG